A genomic stretch from Coffea arabica cultivar ET-39 chromosome 10c, Coffea Arabica ET-39 HiFi, whole genome shotgun sequence includes:
- the LOC140015974 gene encoding uncharacterized protein, with protein sequence MSTHPESSDRPATTSATNLANLGAQLSEVLNRFNELSIEMMAQRRVIDQLVTGGASGEQQHEPLPPGQSEPILLPYTQASVTSQVINPSEEAFTYPTHGPQPTYVPHIQINPSHAQIPQNYPPITMSMPFEPQGPHYYSTAEPFTLDTAAQGKAEAGESSAPVDKNLLKRLDKFEEFIRKNQGLSKQGSLDYNDLCLFPDMQLPMGFKAPKFSKYDGTGNPKTHLRMFANKLGKPIDDENLPVRLFPESLEGDALDWYSNLKPEDMRSWMDLSTAFMRQYKYNCELAPTRATLEGTKRKPSEDHKTYAKRWRKLAAKVEPPMTENEIVRTFIKAHDPPYFEKIFRMTGCSFAEIVNKLEEFDEFVKAGKIVSVSTLKMQLETLQGQNDSGKKSQSKGKEEETAFVGDQGPSARPRFSNRLAYSSPYPYYPNSRPIHHTTINHSRPRPNYPNVLTPPFQNPQPNLQTRPRPSFNPRPIPPPSPNYYYQQTSDTQNSTSHRTFTNLSRPVDQLYEQLKAVGKIGVIPPKIYSKRFPSDYDPQAVCAYHSGAPEHSTNDCRALKHEIQDMIEFGEIKFDGSDLTNVNLNFKMKGVGEETFKNVSKKPEWSKRSSSRIRIEIRNKKQLNTVHHGQYDRKDWSMITLKGSNQDHSDEKAKH encoded by the exons atgagtacccaTCCCGAATCATCTGATAGGCCTGCAACAACATCAGCGACTAACTTAGCAAATCTGGGAGCTCAACTGAGCGAAGTTCTAAACCGATTTAATGAACTAAGCATTGAAATGATGGCCCAACGGCGCGTGATCGACCAATTGGTCACTGGGGGTGCTAGCGGTGAGCAACAACACGAACCCTTACCCCCCGGCCAATCTGAACCAATACTCTTACCTTATACTCAAGCCTCTGTTACTTCACAAGTCATAAACCCATCGGAGGAAGCTTTTACTTATCCCACTCATGGCCCACAACCTACTTATGTACCTCACATCCAAATTAACCCTTCTCATGCCCAAATCCCCCAGAATTATCCGCCAATCACTATGAGCATGCCATTTGAACCTCAAGGACCACATTATTACTCCACCGCTGAGCCATTCACCTTAGATACCGCCGCCCAAGGGAAGGCTGAAGCTGGGGAATCATCCGCACCGGTTGATAAGAATTTGCTAAAAAGATTGGATAAGTTTGAGGAGTTCATAAGGAAAAATCAAGGTCTGAGCAAACAAGGAAGTCTAGACTACAACGATCTGTGCCTATTTCCGGATATGCAATTGCCAATGGGTTTCAAAGCGCCCAAATTTAGCAAGTACGATGGAACTGGCAATCCCAAAACACACCTTCGGATGTTCGCAAACAAACTTGGAAAGCCGATAGATGATGAGAATTTACCTGTACGTTTATTTCCCGAGAGCCTAGAAGGCGACGCGTTGgattggtattccaatttgaagcCTGAGGATATGAGATCTTGGATGGATTTGTCAACTGCTTTTATGAGGCAGTACAAATACAATTGCGAGCTTGCTCCAACGAGGGCCACACTTGAGGGGACTAAAAGAAAACCatctgaggaccacaagacgtacgcgaagagatggaggaaattggCCGCCAAGGTGGAGCCTCCTATGACTGAAAACGAGATTGTTCGCACGTTCATCAAAGCTCATGACCCGCCTTACTTTGAGAAGATTTTTCGAATGACCGGGTGTTCCTTTGCCGAAATTgtcaataaattggaagaatttGATGAGTTTGTGAAGGCCGGAAAAATTGTTAGTGTGTCAACATTGAAGATGCAACTAGAGACTCTGCAAGGCCAGAATGACAGTGGGAAAAAATCCCAATCTaagggaaaagaagaggaaactgcttttgttggGGATCAGGGCCCCTCGGCCAGACCTAGATTTTCAAACCGCCTTGCTTATTCATCACCCTATCCATACTACCCAAACTCCCGTCCTATCCACCATACTACCATTAACCATTCTCGACCTCGACCAAATTATCCAAATGTACTCACACCACCctttcaaaatcctcaaccaAATCTCCAAACTAGACCTCGCCCTTCTTTTAACCCAAGACCTATTCCACCCCCTAGCCCAAATTACTACTACCAACAAACCAGTGACACCCAAAATTCAACGTCACACCGAACCTTCACCAATCTAAGTCGGCCTGTTGACCAATTATATGAGCAATTGAAAGCTGTCGGGAAAATTGGTGTTATACCTCCTAAGATCTATTCTAAGCGCTTTCCTTCTGACTATGACCCTCAAGCAGTCTGCgcttatcattctggagctccCGAGCATTCCACCAATGATTGTCGGGCATTGAAACATGAAATCCAGGATATGATCGAATTCGgagaaata AAATTTGATGGCAGCGATCTCACGaatgtgaatttgaatttcaaaatgaaaggAGTAGGGGAAGAGACATTCAAAAATGTTTCAAAGAAGCCTGAATGGAGTAAAAGAAGTTCAAGCAGAATCAGGATCGAGATTAGGAATAAGAAGCAGTTAAACACTGTCCATCATGGTCAATATGATCGAAAGGATTGGTCTATGATTACGCTTAAAGGGTCAAATCAGGATCATTCAGACGAGAAGGCAAAGCATTAA